From a single Myotis daubentonii chromosome 5, mMyoDau2.1, whole genome shotgun sequence genomic region:
- the LOC132234195 gene encoding cysteine-rich PDZ-binding protein-like produces the protein MVCEKCEKKLGTVITPDTWEDGARNTTESGGRKLNENKALTHTHKARFDPHGKNKFFTCRIFKSSVHQPGSNYFQSCAYKKGICAMRGEKVWDTKNYKQMFVYMY, from the coding sequence ATGGTGTGcgaaaaatgtgaaaagaaactTGGTACTGTTATCACTCCAGATACATGGGAAGATGGTGCAAGGAATACCACAGAAAGTGGTGGAAgaaaactgaatgaaaataaagctttgacacacacacacaaagcaagaTTCGATCCACATGGAAAGAATAAGTTCTTCACTTGCAGAATTTTCAAAAGTTCTGTGCACCAACCAGGTTCTAATTACTTCCAGAGCTGTGCGTACAAAAAGGGCATCTGTGCAATGCGTGGGGAAAAGGTATGGGATACCAAAAACTACAAGCAAATGTTTGTCTATATGTATTGA
- the LOC132234194 gene encoding olfactory receptor 7D4-like isoform X2, translating into MEAENHTEVPQFLLLGFSDDPKLQPLLCGVFLCMYLFTVLGNLLIIVAISSDSHLHTPMYFFLANLSFVDICFTSTTVPKMLVNVQAQSKNISYIGCLIQVYFFTIFVGMDNFLLTVMAYDRYVAICHPLYYMVIMNPRFCGILVLISWFIMFWVSLLHILLMRWLTFCVGTEIPHFFCELAQILKVACSDTLINNIFLYVATVLLGVFPFTGILFSYSRIVSSLMRISSARGKYKAFSTCGSHLSVVSLFYGTGLGVYLSSALTHSSLQNSVASVMYTLVTPMLNPFIYSLRNKDVKGALRRLLNLPASCL; encoded by the coding sequence ATGGAAGCAGAAAACCACACAGAAGTGCCACAATTCCTGCTCCTGGGTTTCTCAGATGACCCTAAACTGCAGCCCCTCCTCTGTGGAGTGTTCCTGTGCATGTACCTGTTCACTGTGCTTGGAAACCTGCTCATCATTGTGGCCATCAGCtctgactcccacctccacacgccCATGTATTTCTTTCTCGCCAACCTGTCCTTTGTGgacatctgtttcacctccaccacGGTCCCAAAGATGCTGGTGAATGTCCAGGCACAGAGCAAAAACATCTCCTACATTGGCTGCCTCATTCAGgtgtatttttttacaatatttgTTGGAATGGATAACTTCCTTCTGACTGTGATGGCCTATGATCggtatgtggccatctgccaccccttATATTACATGGTCATCATGAACCCACGCTTCTGTGGCATTCTGGTTCTGATATCTTGGTTCAtcatgttctgggtctctctgctTCATATTCTACTGATGAGGTGGCTGACCTTCTGTGTAGGCACTGAAATCCCACATTTCTTCTGTGAACTGGCTCAGATCCTCAAGGTGGCCTGCTCTGACACCCTCATCAATAACATCTTCTTGTATGTGGCTACGGTGCTACTGGGCGTGTTTCCTTTCACGGGAATTCTGTTTTCTTACTCTAGGATTGTCTCCTCTTTAATGAGAATATCCTCTGCGAGAGGgaaatataaagcattttccaCCTGTGGCTCTCACCTGTCTGTGGTCTCCTTGTTCTATGGCACAGGCCTGGGGGTCTACCTCAGTTCTGCTCTGACCCATTCTTCCCTACAAAACTCAGTTGCCTCAGTCATGTACACTCTGGTcacccccatgctgaaccccttcatctacagcctAAGGAACAAGGATGTGAAGGGAGCCCTGAGAAGGCTCCTCAACCTACCAGCATCTTGTCTGTGA
- the LOC132234194 gene encoding olfactory receptor 7D4-like isoform X1: MEAENHTEVPQFLLLGFSDDPKLQPLLCGVFLCMYLFTVLGNLLIIVAISSDSHLHTPMYFFLANLSFVDICFTSTTVPKMLVNVQAQSKNISYIGCLIQVYFFTIFVGMDNFLLTVMAYDRYVAICHPLYYMVIMNPRFCGILVLISWFIMFWVSLLHILLMRWLTFCVGTEIPHFFCELAQILKVACSDTLINNIFLYVATVLLGVFPFTGILFSYSRIVSSLMRISSARGKYKAFSTCGSHLSVVSLFYGTGLGVYLSSALTHSSLQNSVASVMYTLVTPMLNPFIYSLRNKDVKGALRRLLNLPASCLLWVTTT; the protein is encoded by the exons ATGGAAGCAGAAAACCACACAGAAGTGCCACAATTCCTGCTCCTGGGTTTCTCAGATGACCCTAAACTGCAGCCCCTCCTCTGTGGAGTGTTCCTGTGCATGTACCTGTTCACTGTGCTTGGAAACCTGCTCATCATTGTGGCCATCAGCtctgactcccacctccacacgccCATGTATTTCTTTCTCGCCAACCTGTCCTTTGTGgacatctgtttcacctccaccacGGTCCCAAAGATGCTGGTGAATGTCCAGGCACAGAGCAAAAACATCTCCTACATTGGCTGCCTCATTCAGgtgtatttttttacaatatttgTTGGAATGGATAACTTCCTTCTGACTGTGATGGCCTATGATCggtatgtggccatctgccaccccttATATTACATGGTCATCATGAACCCACGCTTCTGTGGCATTCTGGTTCTGATATCTTGGTTCAtcatgttctgggtctctctgctTCATATTCTACTGATGAGGTGGCTGACCTTCTGTGTAGGCACTGAAATCCCACATTTCTTCTGTGAACTGGCTCAGATCCTCAAGGTGGCCTGCTCTGACACCCTCATCAATAACATCTTCTTGTATGTGGCTACGGTGCTACTGGGCGTGTTTCCTTTCACGGGAATTCTGTTTTCTTACTCTAGGATTGTCTCCTCTTTAATGAGAATATCCTCTGCGAGAGGgaaatataaagcattttccaCCTGTGGCTCTCACCTGTCTGTGGTCTCCTTGTTCTATGGCACAGGCCTGGGGGTCTACCTCAGTTCTGCTCTGACCCATTCTTCCCTACAAAACTCAGTTGCCTCAGTCATGTACACTCTGGTcacccccatgctgaaccccttcatctacagcctAAGGAACAAGGATGTGAAGGGAGCCCTGAGAAGGCTCCTCAACCTACCAGCATCTTGTCT attgtgggtcaccacaacatga
- the LOC132234193 gene encoding olfactory receptor 7D4-like, which produces METENHTEVSQFLLLGFSDDPKLQPLLCGVFLCMYLFTVLGNLLIIVAISSDSHLHTPMYFFLANLSFVDICFTSTTVPKMLVNVQAQSKNISYIGCLIQVYFFMTFGGMDNFLLTVMAYDRYVAICHPLYYTVVMNPRFCGILVLISWFIMFWDSLLHTLLIRRLTFCVGTEIPHFFCELAQILKVACSDTLINNIVLYVATALLGVLPLTGILFSYSKIVSSLMRISSAGGKYKAFSTCGSHLSVVSLFYGTSLGVYLSSALNHSSLQNSVASVMYTLVTPMLNPFIYSLRNKDVKGALRRLLNLPASCL; this is translated from the coding sequence ATGGAAACAGAAAACCACACAGAAGTGTCACAATTCCTGCTCCTGGGTTTCTCAGATGACCCTAAACTGCAGCCCCTCCTCTGTGGAGTGTTCCTGTGCATGTACCTGTTCACTGTGCTCGGAAACCTGCTCATCATTGTGGCCATCAGCtctgactcccacctccacacgccCATGTATTTCTTTCTCGCCAACCTGTCCTTTGTtgacatctgtttcacctccaccacGGTCCCAAAGATGCTGGTGAATGTCCAGGCACAGAGCAAAAACATCTCCTACATCGGATGCCTCATTCAGGTGTATTTTTTTATGACTTTTGGTGGAATGGACAACTTCCTTCTGActgtgatggcctatgaccggtatgtggccatctgccaccccctgtACTACACAGTCGTCATGAACCCACGCTTCTGTGGCATTCTGGTTCTGATATCTTGGTTCATCATGTTCTGGGACTCTCTGCTTCATACTCTTTTAATAAGGCGACTGACCTTCTGTGTCGGCACTGAAATCCCACATTTCTTCTGTGAACTGGCTCAGATCCTCAAGGTGGCCTGCTCTGACACCCTCATCAATAACATCGTCTTGTATGTGGCTACCGCCCTCCTGGGTGTGCTTCCTCTCACAGGGATTCTGTTTTCTTACTCCAAGATTGTCTCCTCTTTAATGAGAATATCCTCTGCGGGAGGgaaatataaagcattttccaCCTGTGGCTCTCACCTGTCTGTGGTCTCCTTGTTTTATGGGACAAGTCTGGGGGTCTACCTCAGTTCCGCTCTGAATCATTCTTCCCTACAAAACTCAGTTGCCTCAGTCATGTACACCCTGGTcacccccatgctgaaccccttcatctacagcctgaggaacaaGGATGTGAAGGGGGCCCTGAGAAGACTCCTCAACCTACCAGCATCTTGTCTGTGA